From Bdellovibrio sp. KM01:
ACGAGCGCAAAGGTCATCGGGGAAAACAGGAATTGATCGCCAAAGCTTTGGGTGCGGCCAAGGGTTGCAAGAAAGTTTTGGATCTTTCTGTGGGCATGGGAATCGACAGTGTCTTTTTGACTCAGCTGGGTTTTCAAGTCACAGGTGTGGAGCGCTCTCCGGTTTTGTATGCGCTTTTAAGTGAAGCCTTCGCGAAAACTCAAAAAGAGTATCTAAAATCCTATAAATTGCACTTTGCAAACAGCTTGGATTTCCTGCGCGAGCAAAACGGAAAAATCGAAATCGATTCTATCTATTTTGATCCCATGTATCCGCACAAGAAAAAGTCGTCGTTGCCTAAACAAGAGATGGTCGTATTCCGGGATCTGGTCGGTCACGATGATGATGCGGCGGAAGTTTTAAAAGAAGCTTTGAAATGGCCAGTGAAACGCGTGGTGGTTAAAAGACCGATCCACGCTGAAGAACTGTTGCCCGGTGTGATTCACTCTTTTGAAGGAAAGGTGGTTCGTTATGATTCTTATGTGGTTGGGTAGTTTTGTCCTGATGATGTTTGGTCTGACGAAATCCCAAAAAAGCGCGGCGCAAATGTTCCGCTCTTTTCAAAAGTCGTTTTTAGACAAGAACATCGATCAACCGCGAATGATCAAAATGTTTCAGTACTGCCTGGATGTAGTACTGTTGGAAGTATCTCCGCAAAAATCTTTATATGCCGGAATGGGCATGTACAATCTGCGCATCGCAAGCCTTCGTCCCAGTGCTTTGGTGATGTGTCTTTCCACGCTGGGTGCGTGGTGGGTCGCTTTATTGGGAATGTTATTCCTAAGTTTCAATGGCTCGTTCCTGCTGGGGCTTTGTGCCTTGGGACTTGTCTCGGTCATTATGACGCCAAAAATCCGTACGGTTCTAGAGTGGATTTTAGGCACAGGTATTTTTTTGATTGGTGGGGAGTTGGTGCTTAAAAACTCCAACGTTTTGATCATGGCCTTAGGTCAAAGTGATTTGGCATTTTTCCTGGCTGATGGAAGAATCGTATCCGTCGCTTCTATTTTGCTTGCGTCGGCATTGATCAGTCTGATTGTGCGTGTGGAATTTTGGTCCCTGGCTTTGGGGTTATCGCTTTTATTTGTAAATGTGATTTCCCTGAATGGTGCGATTGCCTTGCTTGCGGGTGAACGTGTGGGCCGTATGATTTTATTCTGGTGGCATACGCGCTCTTTAAATCAGGATTGCCGCCGCGTGGGTTTGCAGTTCTCGTTAGTTTCAATTGCAGGGGCTATTTTGGGGATGCTTTTGGCCGGGGAAGTCCGGGTCACCCTCAATATGGGATACACGTCCGAAATGAGTGCGTATCAGGATAAGAGCCTGCAGTACGTGATTCTGTTTTTGATCATTCTAAGTGTGCAGTTCTTGGCTCAAATGGTATGGGGCCACTTCGGTAGC
This genomic window contains:
- a CDS encoding class I SAM-dependent methyltransferase, which produces MSLVSSGELKQICVIADDAGMSRGQQWAQFLNCPLNPASLDSYYFRFNVEGERIYVRDQDKRLLEIDFDKNHLDYERKGHRGKQELIAKALGAAKGCKKVLDLSVGMGIDSVFLTQLGFQVTGVERSPVLYALLSEAFAKTQKEYLKSYKLHFANSLDFLREQNGKIEIDSIYFDPMYPHKKKSSLPKQEMVVFRDLVGHDDDAAEVLKEALKWPVKRVVVKRPIHAEELLPGVIHSFEGKVVRYDSYVVG